From one Lycium barbarum isolate Lr01 chromosome 6, ASM1917538v2, whole genome shotgun sequence genomic stretch:
- the LOC132599659 gene encoding uncharacterized protein LOC132599659, whose product MNLIMIMEMTSVILQQMKNIFLKMNMMQMRMMIGCDFQLLQDNFGYYNHFLYRISVLPSSSRSINLTCQPRTPFNFQTHNTFRILSLKELIICIDIVVKGPMIISRNLLQRRKDYRTSQKRLMKLNGNSW is encoded by the exons ATGAATCTGATCATGATAATGGAGATGACTTCAGTGATTCTGCAACAGATGAAGAATATCTTTCTGAAGATGAACATGATGCAAATGAGGATGATGATTGGTTGTGACTTTCAGCTACTGCAAGACAACTTTGGTTATTACAATCACTTTCTTTATAGGATTTCGGTTCTTCCATCATCTAGTCGCTCAATTAATTTAACCTGTCAACCAAG GACACCTTTCAACTTCCAGACACACAACACATTCAGGATACTATCCTTGAAAGAGCTAATCATTTGTATCGATATCGTCGTAAAAGGCCCCATGATCATTTCAAGAAATTTGCTACAGAGGAGGAAAGATTACAGAACAAGCCAAAAGAGGTTAATGAAGTTGAATGGAAATTCTTGGTAG